One genomic segment of Schistocerca piceifrons isolate TAMUIC-IGC-003096 unplaced genomic scaffold, iqSchPice1.1 HiC_scaffold_2341, whole genome shotgun sequence includes these proteins:
- the LOC124742886 gene encoding extensin-like, whose product AGKPTPPAGKPTPPAGKPTPPAGKPTPPAGKPTPPAGKPTPPAGKPTPPAGKPTPPAGKPTPPAGKPTPPAGKPTPPAGKPTPPAGKPTPPGLSDVLRPSMTSSTDLCPQLLLL is encoded by the exons gcggggaaaccgacgcccccggcggggaaaccgacgcccccggcggggaaaccgacgcccccggcggggaaaccgacgcccccggcggggaaaccgacgcccccggcggggaaaccgacgcccccggcggggaaaccgacgcccccggcggggaaaccgacgcccccggcggggaaaccgacgcccccggcggggaaaccgacgcccccggcggggaaaccgacgcccccggcggggaaaccgacgcccccggcggggaaaccgacgcccccg GGTCTCAGTGATGTTCTAAGGCCTTCCATGACATCTTCCACTGATCTGTGCCCGCAACTATTGTTGCTATGA